Within Hydra vulgaris chromosome 02, alternate assembly HydraT2T_AEP, the genomic segment atatatatatatatatatatatatatatatatatatatatatatatatatatatatatatatatatatatatatatatatatatatatatatatatatatatatatatatatatatatatatatatatatatatagttatatatatatatatatatagttatatatatatatatatatagttgtatatataactatatatatatatatatatatatatatataactatatatatatatatatatatatatatatatatatatatatatatatatatatatatatatatatatatatatatatatatagttatatatataactatatacatatatatatatatatataactatatatatatatatatatatatatatatatatatatatatatatatatatatatatatatatatatatatatatatatatatatatatatatatatatatatatatatatatataactatatacatatatatatatatatatatatatatatatatatatatatatatatatatatatatatatatatatatatatatatatatatatatatatatatatatatatatatatatatatatatatatatatatatatatatatatatatatatatatatatatatatatatatatatatatatatatatatatatatatatatatatatatatatatatatatatatatatatatatatatatatatatatatatatatatatatagttatatatatatatatatatatatatatatagttatatatatatatatatatatatatatatatatatatatatatatatatatatatatatatatatatatatatatatatatatatatatatatatatatatatatatataactatatatatatatatatatataactatataaatatatatatataactatatatatatatatatatatatatatattatatatatatatatatatatatatatatatatatatatatatatatagttatatatatagttatatatatatatttatatagttatatatatatatatagttatatatatatatttatatagttatatatatatatatagttatatatatatatatatataaagttatatatatatatatatatatatatatatatatatatatatatatatatatatatatatatagttataaatagttatatatatatatatatagttatatatatatatatatatatatatatatatatatagttatatatatatatatagttatatatacatatatatttacactgaTTACTCGATTGCACACTGGCTACCATATATcagtgaacttttttttctttaaaagtatatttcgAGACCTGGGTCTCGAAAGAACCAGAGTTTTATAGTGATTTCAAAATTCATATAACAAATATCAAcacaaatagcaaaaaaaaaacaaagttacaaACAAAGTGTCATAAAAAacgactttttttaatttttagttgaaagttatagttttttataaagaaaatttaagcaattcaattttatttgaaaccaTTATTACTTCTGAAATCTTTATGAAATTCTGGCTCTTTAGAGACCcaatttaatatacttttgaagaaaaaaattcattgttatttgactttttagttactttcaaaccaaagttaatctgttttttatattggaaaatGGAAATAGTCAACCAAAAAGTCAACACCCATTACATTACATACatgcattaatatatatatatatatatatatatatatatatatatatatatatatatatatatatatatatatatatatatatatatatatatatatatatatatatagatagatagatagatacaaATAAACTTACCTTTTGTAAGAAGATTACAATAACTAAGGCGCATAACAAAACTAATGCAACAATTAATACAATAATCCATGATTCAAGCCTTGGCAATTTTTTATCTAGTTCCACtttaattttgtcaatatcAACGCTATAACCTTTAATAGAATCGTTTGAAGAGCGCATAGATTGCATAAACCTATTCATAATTTCTCCACTAACTTCAGCATCGCTTCTTTTTAcctcatttttatcaaaaacaattaaagaattAGCAATAATGCTTCCTTTCTCAAACCCAGTTATAATAACTTTGACAAAACCtggtataatataaaaaatagaaaaacagtGCTCTTcaattactttatataaatatttatactccTCCGAGGATGGGTTTTTAAGACTGTCATCAAACTTGtttgtaaaaactattttaaaactaaatttcagTTCTCTTGAAGAAGGAATTGTCTTTGAAAAAAACGATACAGAgcttaaagaaattaaactttgaGAATTTGTTAAAGTGCTAGATTTACCTTCACCTAATGTATAAATTgatgataaataatataagcTTAGACTCAAAGTTTTTACAGGAGAACTAAACTCACTAGATGAAAGTGAATCTAAAGTAGTTGAAGGTGAACTATAGATTTCAATTAAAGAAAATGGCGTACTCAAAATCTCACTATTGGTAACTGTCTCCGTTGTAATATATGAAGATGCTTTAGGTGCATCAGTTTGAGTTATGCTTGAGATTTGTTCGGTTAATGATACTTGTGCTTCTGATTCACTAGATTTTGTAAAACTTTCCGAGAGTGTTGGAACCGGCGGTGAAGAGATTAAACTATTTTCACTTGATAAAAGGACACTTGGAGAAACTAAAATTGTACTATAAGTTTGAATAGAAGAAAACGGCGATTTCAAAGTCTCGCTATTCGCAATTATCTTAGTTGTATGAACTGAAGATACAGTAGTCTGCGTTATGCTTGAGACTTGTTTGCTTATTGTATTGGTTAATGATGATTGTGTTTCTGGTTCACTAGATTTTGTAAAACTTTCCGAGAGTGTCGGAACCAACGGTGTTGAGATTAAACTACTTTCACTTGATAAAAAGTCACTTGGAGAAACTAAAATTGTACTATAGGTTTGAATAGAGGAAAACGGCATTACCGATGTCTTGCTATTTGTATCTGTCTCAGTTGCATGAACTGAAGATACACTAGTCTGCGTTATGCTTGAGACTTGTTTGCTTATTGTATTGGTTAATGATGATTGTGTTTCTGGTTCACTAGATTTTGTAAAACTTTCCGAGAGTGTCGGAACCAACGGTGTTGAGATTAAACTACTTTCACTTGATAAAAAGTCACTTGGAGAAACTAAAATTGTACTATAGGTTTGAATAGAGGAAAACGGCATTACCGATGTCTTGCTATATGTATCTGTCTCAGTTGCATGAACTGAAGATACACTAGTCTGCGTTATGCTTGAGACTTGTTTGCTTATTGTATTGGTTAATGATGATTGTGTTTCTGGTTCACTAGATTTTGTAAAACTTTCCGAGAGTGTCGGAACCAACGGTGTTGAGATTAAACTACTTTCACTTGATAAAAAGTCACTTGGAGAAACTAAAATTGTACTATAGGTTTGAATAGAGGAAAACCGGCATTACCGATGTCTTGCTATATGTATCTGTCTCAGTTGCATGAACTGAAGATACACTAGTCTGCGTTATGCTTGAGACTTGTTTGCTTATTGTATTGGTTAATGATGATTGTGTTTCTGGTTCACTAGATTTTGTAAAACTTTCCGAGAGTGTCGGAACCAACGGTGTTGAGATTAAACTACTTTCACTTGATAAAAAGTCACTTGGAGAAACTAAAATTGTACTATAGGTTTGAATAGAGGAAAACGGCATTACCGATGTCTTGCTATATGTATCTGTCTCAGTTGCATGAACTGAAGATACACTAGTCTGCGTTATGCTTGAGACTTGTTTGCTTATTGTATTGGTTAATGATGATTGTGTTTCTGGTTCACTAGATTTTGTAAAACTTTCCGAGAGTGTCGGAACCAACGGTGTTGAGATTAAACTACTTTCACTTGATAAAAAGTCACTTGGAGAAACTAAAATTGTACTATAGGTTTGAATAGAGGAAACACGGCATTACCGATGTCTTGCTATATGTATCTGTCTCAGTTGCATGAACTGAAGATACACTAGTCTGCGTTATGCTTGAGACTTGTTTGCTTATTGTATTGGTTAATGATGATTGTGTTTCTGGTTCACTGGATTTTGTAAAACTTTCCGAGAGTGTCGGAACCAACGGTGTTGAGATTAAACTACTTTCACTTGATAAAAAGTCACTTGGAGAAACTAAAATTGTACTATAGGTTTGAATAGAGGAAAACGGCATTACCGATGTCTTGCTATATGTATCTGTCTCAGTTCCATGAACTGAAGATACACTAGTCTGCGTTATGCTTGAGACTTGTTTGCTTATTGTATTGGTTAATGATGATTGTGTTTCTGGTTCACTAGATTTTGTAAAACTTTCCGAGAGTGTCGGAACCAACGGTGTTGAGATTAAACTACTTTCACTTGATAAAAAGTCACTTGGAGAAACTAAAATTGTACTATAGGTTTGAATAGAGGAAAACGGCATTACCGATGTCTTGCTATATGTATCTGTCTCAGTTCCATGAACTGAAGATACACTAGTCTGCGTTATGCTTGAGACTTGTTTGCTTATTGTATTGGTTAATGATGATTGTGTTTCTGGTTCACTGGATTTTGTAAAACTTTCCGAGAGTGTCGGAACCAACGGTGTTGAGATTAAACTACTTTCACTTGATAAAAAGTCACTTGGAGAAACTAAAATTGTACTATAGGTTTGAATAGAGGAAAACGGCATTACCGATGTCTTGCTATATGTATCTGTCTCAGTTGCATGAACTGAAGATACACTAGTCTGCGTTATGCTTGAGACTTGTTTGCTTATTGTATTGGTTAATGATGATTGTGTTTCTGGTTCACTAGATTTTGTAAAACTTTCCGAGAGTGTCGGAACCAACGGTGTTGAGATTAAACTACTTTCACTTGATAAAAAGTCACTTGGAGAAACTAAAATTGTACTATAGGTTTGAATAGAGGAAAACGGCATTACCGATGTCTTGCTATATGTATCTGTCTCAGTTCCATGAACTGAAGATACACTAGTCTGCGTTATGCTTGAGACTTGTTTGCTTATTGTATTGGTTAATGATGATTGTGTTTCTGGTTCACTAGATTTTGTAAAACTTTCCGAGAGTGTCGGAACCAACGGTGTTGAGATTAAACTACTTTCACTTGATAAAAAGTCACTTGGAGAAACTAAAATTGTACTATAGGTTTGAATAGAGGAAAACGGCATTACCGATGTCTTGCTATTTGTATCTGTCTCAGTTGCATGAACTGAAGATACACTAGTCTGCGTTATGCTTGAGACTTGTTTGCTTATTGTATTGGTTAATGATGATTGTGTTTCTGGTTCACTAGATTTTGTAAAACTTTCCGAGAGTGTTGGAACCAACGGTGTTGAGATTAAACTACTTTCACTTGATAAAAAGTCACTTGGAGAAACTAAATTTGTACTATAGGTTTGAATAGAGGAAAACGGCATTACCGATGTCTTGCTATATGTATCTGTCTCAGTTGTATGAACTGAAGATACACTAGTCTGCGTTATGCTTGAGACTTGTTTGCTTATTGTATTGGTTAATGATGATTGTGTTTCTGGTTCACTAGATTTTGTAAAACTTTCCGAGAGTGTCGGAACCAACGATGTTGAAATTAAACtacttttatttgataaaaagtcACTTGAAGAAACTAAAATTGTACTATAGGTTTGAATAGAGGAAAACGGCATTACCGATGTCTCGCTATTTTTATCTGCTTCAATTTGTTGAGCCAACGATGAtgtaatgtaaactaaaaatgtttttaaatatgagGACGTAAAAAAGtgattatttattgaataatgTTCACCAGCATAATTGGATTATATTCCAATAGtataatattagcataattgctaatattatattattggaacatttatttgtaaactttatGTTAATATAATCTTTAGTTAGTTTAaaatcagaatttaaaaaaacttacccTAGGACAATAAATATGCGagaaaaaaccttttatttttttaaagtttactaatCGTTATTtggaaatgtttaaaatttgaaagtttaaaagttaaagggtattaatgaatttttttgaaaagacttattttactttttaacggTATCTTTAGCTATAAGTTTAGTATTACTAAAATTGTAGCTTAAGATACCgttaaaaaagatatctttagttatattttatattggcgaaacgttgtattttaagttgattcaacgttgtttTTTACGTTTGCACAATGTTATGTTCAActtttattggaattaaatttaatcgtttttataattaagtatatatatatatatatatatatatatatatatatatatatatatatatatatatatatatatatatatatatatatatatatgatggtATTGTGGTTTGTCCTCTTCCGGCTTTTTTCTGTAAAGAGGCCACAAACCAAGGCTTGTGAAAACGAGTTTAGTTTACTAAAGAGCATCTTAATCCGCTTTGCAGACCAAGAGTAAGTGATCTTAAGACGCACGAAGGATATTAGAGTGAAAGCTAGAGGAAGTCGGGTTTGAAAGATAgaatagagaaagcggacagatATTGCACTAGATGTTAGAATTCGCAATTAGgttaatatcaattaaaattgatataaaccTAGTTTACGTATAAAGTATTGAACAAATTTGCGTCTATACCCATCAGCAATAATGATTACGTAACGTAATCAAGCGAAATCTTGCTATTTGTATTATCCTATTATGTTTCGCTATTTGTATTATCCTATTTGTGTATCCTATTGTGTATCTCGTTATTGTGGTTTATGCTCCTCAGGCTAATTGCCATTTAGAGGATTATAATACAGTGGATCAACAAAACGTTGATccaatatatataattgaacAAAAATCCATACACATTGGGTTAGCGTTGGGTTATAAACATTGGATCAACGTGAATCCATATACTTTGGATCAATGTGGGTTATACACGTTTGGTAAACGTTGATCcctatacattggatcaacgttggatTAAGATCGGAAAAACAACCATCTTTCtcgatgtttttacatatgtTGGACCAATGTGATTTTGCTAACTGTTTTTAATCTCGTCGTTATtgaggtttttaataatataaatacgaTAAAACTAACATTGGTTCAACGTTTTTTGCATCGTAACTTGCATCGTAAAAACGTAATTTGCATCTTTAAAAACGGCCGACGTTCGCGATGTATTTACATACGTTGATCCAACGTAAGTGTGCTAGCTTGGTAATTATGATAGTAGTTTTGGTAGTAGGACCATTTTTCCTGAAAAAAGGAGCgtgaaatattttgatttcaatgtcaagtgataataaaaatttttaagttttaggtTTAGTAAAATTAACTGCCACATCATACTCCAACAATCCTTAAAGAAATTTGCAagcattaaaaactatttagtcTAATTTAAATGGATTcgaaaaacaaaatgtttcgttttacttttagttattaaattttaaattactttcagTTATTAACTGCTGCTTAagcaaaaaatactttaacttgGGTATTCTAGACCGTATCACTGGGTTGAGTCTTTCATTCTGATTCTGTTTTTCATAAAGTAAAAGCCTTAAGTAAGCATCTAAGATTAATTAtgtaatacatttataatttttaatttaagtataacttcaatagaaaaaatttagtcCTGGTTTATAGTTATTGGTACCAATAGCTTCATCATAATTGTATTTGCACCAACTCTCTTTTCCTCTCGGACAATGCAGGAAATGGCACTTATTTTGCTTGTGGGTGTAACATGAAATAAACTTGCTAAGGTTAAAGATCGTTTAATGTTTTCACATTTTTGTCTGATAGAAATTCCTATGTAGTTTTTCAATTGAATATCGCCTTCGTTtaacaaaacttgtttttttagcAATTGCCAACAACAAGagcgtttttaaaaatgtccaaTACAATCTAGTTTAATTCCATCAAAACATTACTGTTGCGTActagttatagtttttttaaatcccACCAATTGGAGACCGTTGAAACTGAAATAAGAATCATGTAAGACCCCAGAAAATTGTGTTTTACTCCAGTAATATTTTGGTAACTAGGTCGAAGATcaaaatataatgaaaagtGACTACGTCCTGAACCTCTAATGGCTGTCTTAGACAAGACACTTACCATAATTGGATCCTAACAGCTTTATTACTGGCCGAAAAGCAGTTAGAAACCAAAAGTAGAACAAATACAACATTTAACCTTTAGACCGAAAAGCAATTCCGAGAATCTCAGAGTTCCTTAAGATATATATTAAGCTAAAAAGCAGTTAATTATCTTTATTGAGCAAGTTTTTACTCTATCAGATGATCTTTCAATGTGTAGACTTTTTCTGCCAATGATTAGTGATTTGAATTGTTgcattatttttgttactttcttaataattttgttattttcttgaTAAGGCTTCAACATCTGAAGACTTTCAACTTGTAAATGCTGCAgtaaccttattttttaaactccaGTATCTACAATTTCTTTAGGCGACTTTCTATCTCTGAATTCTTTGTTTATGCTGTGattaatttttgtgttaatttttgTACAATAATGTTGTAGCTTTatatacataacttttttagcaTTTTCATCAACGTGGTAATGCAATGTAAATCAGCTTGACCTTGATTAAATGCTCTCATGGCATGTACcaatctttattaattttttattttgctacattttttaatgagtagtaaaaaaaaatttaaaaaaaaaaaaaaaatggaatataaGTTTGATGCAAATCCTTTGTGAAACTTTTTGATCGTATTTTTATtctcaacaatttttaaatttcattttcattcTTCCTTCTCTATACTACTAGCTAGTATACtaacccagctagcacacttacattgggccaacttatgtaaaaccatcgcgaACGTCGGCTGTTTTATTTGATGCAAATCCAACTTTGATTCAATTTCatgtttttagtaataatatagataaaaagCTTAATACCGACGCAACAAAAAACAGCTTGCACAGATACATTGGGacaacgtatgtaaaaccatcaCAAAACTTGATTCTACCCAACGTAGATCCAATGTAAAGTACCCAACGTTGATTCAATATATATGGCTTAAGATTGACCCATAATATAACCCAACATAgattcaatatatattattcaacgttgataaaatatatacaacccAACATTGGGTTGTATATACTTTATCAAcgtgttttgtgttttttttacttttatttatttgttttggatagaagtttgttataaaaaacagcaagttttctctaaaattagaaaaagtaaaacattgtttttataaatatttttatattaaatgttgaaaaaaaacaaacacaaaaaaactaacagttgtatttgtgttttgtattttgctttgtattttattgGCGATTAGTTTTTCAACCATGTTTTATTCAAGTGTTACAATTAAAGTGGAAGAGTTACGAAAGTGTgtagttgaaattttttaaagtgtagttgaaattttttaaagtttagttaacattttttaaagtgtagTATTTGGACcagctgtggcgcagtggtagcgcacttgcctcaaaaacaaaggatccgtggttctAACCCACTTCTGGGCAAGATTTGTGACATCGATTAGGAAGGACGCGTGAACTTCAAATTAAATACTCATCCACGGTGCTTTGTGATAAAACAGTAAAGACTTCTTGGGacacgtaaaaaaaaattaaaaaaaaaaaatcccgaAATCGTTTGGATTATTCGAGATTTTTTTGGATTAGtcagtaatttaaaatatatatctaagaAAGCTAAAAAGCTCAGTGAGAAAATAGCAGCAAAAATTGGAAGaagcaaaattaaagaatattACTTACCACAGAGACGGTAGGTGGATAGCGGTTATCAAGCCAATCAATGATGCTTATAACCTTTTGATGAAGCTGGTTGAAATCAAAAAATGCGGGAAACCCATTGTTTTTAGCGAACGGAAGAACAAGGTATTTTAATGACAGTTAAATGCTATCCCACAGTCACTGATtctaaacttttcaaaaaacttgctccttacactgttttttttttttttactcaaacatCACAAAGACAAACACCAGTGACAGCACCAATAGGAAAGGTAAAAAAACTCTAtttattcatcaaataaaaatatttctcttaTTAATTTAGAACATCAACTTGTCTTGAGTTTACCGGAGAATGTgttaaagaaaattcaaaataaacaaaatgaaaacgAAAACGCTATTGGCGAAGCGAGACGCTTCGAGAAAGATAAACTTAAAAGCTCACATCTAATTGAAAATCTAATATAGTCGAGGATCCGTTAAttgaatataaatcaaaaaagacaAAGAGAAAGGAGaagaaaaaagtcattttaattgGGAAAAACGAGGTTGAAGAAGGCAA encodes:
- the LOC136076084 gene encoding uncharacterized protein LOC136076084, translated to MVFPKIINVISYLEQKKSLSINTAFYLLLYITSSLAQQIEADKNSETSVMPFSSIQTYSTILVSSSDFLSNKSSLISTSLVPTLSESFTKSSEPETQSSLTNTISKQVSSITQTSVSSVHTTETDTYSKTSVMPFSSIQTYSTNLVSPSDFLSSESSLISTPLVPTLSESFTKSSEPETQSSLTNTISKQVSSITQTSVSSVHATETDTNSKTSVMPFSSIQTYSTILVSPSDFLSSESSLISTPLVPTLSESFTKSSEPETQSSLTNTISKQVSSITQTSVSSVHGTETDTYSKTSVMPFSSIQTYSTILVSPSDFLSSESSLISTPLVPTLSESFTKSSEPETQSSLTNTISKQVSSITQTSVSSVHATETDTYSKTSVMPFSSIQTYSTILVSPSDFLSSESSLISTPLVPTLSESFTKSSEPETQSSLTNTISKQVSSITQTSVSSVHGTETDTYSKTSVMPFSSIQTYSTILVSPSDFLSSESSLISTPLVPTLSESFTKSSEPETQSSLTNTISKQVSSITQTSVSSVHGTETDTYSKTSVMPFSSIQTYSTILVSPSDFLSSESSLISTPLVPTLSESFTKSSEPETQSSLTNTISKQVSSITQTSVSSVHATETDTYSKTSVMPCFLYSNLYRFSSIQTYSTILVSPSDFLSSESSLISTPLVPTLSESFTKSSEPETQSSLTNTISKQVSSITQTSVSSVHATETDTYSKTSVMPFSSIQTYSTILVSPSDFLSSESSLISTPLVPTLSESFTKSSEPETQSSLTNTISKQVSSITQTSVSSVHATETDTNSKTSVMPFSSIQTYSTILVSPSDFLSSESSLISTPLVPTLSESFTKSSEPETQSSLTNTISKQVSSITQTTVSSVHTTKIIANSETLKSPFSSIQTYSTILVSPSVLLSSENSLISSPPVPTLSESFTKSSESEAQVSLTEQISSITQTDAPKASSYITTETVTNSEILSTPFSLIEIYSSPSTTLDSLSSSEFSSPVKTLSLSLYYLSSIYTLGEGKSSTLTNSQSLISLSSVSFFSKTIPSSRELKFSFKIVFTNKFDDSLKNPSSEEYKYLYKVIEEHCFSIFYIIPGFVKVIITGFEKGSIIANSLIVFDKNEVKRSDAEVSGEIMNRFMQSMRSSNDSIKGYSVDIDKIKVELDKKLPRLESWIIVLIVALVLLCALVIVIFLQKRKIRDYKDRIYVTEHFSAGSFYPDSKSNFEMLPVHKEVNKETNYDLLHVHKETKADNEVIKNGKEHAVIPNTLFYGDIESGNVENNTKTETSNGHLSEKFQNLAYLSDD